In one Desulfobaculum bizertense DSM 18034 genomic region, the following are encoded:
- a CDS encoding MotA/TolQ/ExbB proton channel family protein, producing MSYLTQILHHLAEGGGVMLPILLLSLVMWWLVFMKVREFYPLLHKERPVQDVLEKRGSGWQHSLAHDYLRSRSGSEELDLELSRVLVDRHAGRISKGIPTILVLAAVAPLLGLLGTVSGMIDTFDVIAEFGTGNAKGLAGGISQALITTQSGLMVAVPGMVAGGILFRMALKLRRKMEIFLSRVERAISSEVAV from the coding sequence ATGAGCTATTTGACGCAGATACTGCACCATTTGGCAGAGGGGGGAGGCGTTATGCTTCCCATTCTTCTGCTGTCGCTGGTGATGTGGTGGCTTGTTTTTATGAAGGTGCGCGAGTTCTATCCGCTTCTACATAAGGAACGTCCTGTTCAGGATGTTTTGGAAAAGCGGGGAAGTGGCTGGCAGCATTCGCTGGCACATGATTACTTGCGGAGTCGCTCCGGTAGCGAAGAGCTGGACCTTGAGCTGAGTCGGGTGCTTGTGGACAGGCATGCTGGGCGCATTTCCAAGGGTATCCCTACTATTCTTGTTCTTGCCGCAGTTGCACCGCTGCTGGGCCTTTTGGGAACCGTTTCTGGCATGATTGATACCTTTGATGTCATTGCCGAGTTTGGGACAGGTAACGCCAAGGGGCTTGCCGGAGGTATCTCTCAGGCGCTGATCACAACGCAGAGTGGTCTGATGGTCGCGGTTCCGGGAATGGTAGCTGGCGGCATCCTTTTCCGCATGGCTCTCAAGCTTCGCCGCAAGATGGAGATTTTTTTGAGTCGGGTTGAGCGAGCGATTAGTTCGGAGGTGGCGGTATGA
- a CDS encoding ExbD/TolR family protein, whose protein sequence is MSAYSPYRRQRHRSSEINMTPLIDMVFILLIFFIVTTSFVKESGVDVERPVANTAVRKENVSVMVGVDAEGIVWLDGRSMDIRSVRPWMEHFLAETPEGAVMVAADRHAESGVLIQVLDACREAGVKNVSVAARRPK, encoded by the coding sequence ATGAGTGCGTATTCTCCATATAGGCGACAGCGTCACCGTTCTTCGGAAATCAATATGACACCGCTTATTGATATGGTCTTTATTCTGCTGATTTTTTTCATCGTAACCACAAGCTTTGTCAAAGAATCAGGCGTCGACGTTGAGCGTCCGGTAGCGAATACTGCTGTGCGCAAAGAAAACGTGAGTGTCATGGTCGGCGTTGATGCCGAAGGCATTGTCTGGCTGGATGGTCGGAGTATGGACATTCGCTCTGTGCGTCCGTGGATGGAGCATTTTCTTGCTGAAACTCCAGAGGGCGCAGTGATGGTTGCTGCGGACCGTCACGCAGAAAGTGGTGTGTTGATTCAGGTTTTGGATGCCTGCCGTGAAGCAGGGGTAAAAAACGTGAGCGTTGCAGCGCGGAGGCCAAAGTGA
- a CDS encoding energy transducer TonB, which produces MSASRATNWALATLAALGINCLLFILPLIMAVPHIEKAVPEIEGGVRLSSLKTPRPQKEEVQQNQPEQMETPERFIQPVLETPVPVTQPKVDIDLPPAEFEINPQLSQGVAVNVAAVKPAAHAPALAGGSFGVGDLDDRPMLIFGPTPQYPLQARRRGLRGTVKARLSVNEKGQVTAVKIVGGDNVKIFADAVRSTLVRWRFSPGKKDGKPVRWAVIVPIAFDRD; this is translated from the coding sequence GTGAGTGCGTCTCGTGCGACAAACTGGGCCTTGGCGACTCTTGCTGCGCTTGGCATCAATTGTTTGTTGTTCATTTTGCCCCTGATTATGGCTGTGCCTCACATTGAGAAAGCTGTCCCTGAGATTGAAGGCGGGGTGCGACTGTCGAGTCTGAAAACTCCTCGTCCTCAAAAAGAAGAGGTTCAGCAGAATCAGCCAGAGCAAATGGAAACCCCAGAGCGCTTTATTCAGCCCGTGCTGGAGACCCCTGTGCCCGTGACGCAGCCCAAGGTTGATATTGATTTGCCTCCCGCGGAGTTTGAAATCAATCCGCAACTCTCGCAAGGTGTTGCGGTGAATGTTGCCGCAGTCAAGCCCGCTGCACATGCACCGGCTTTGGCCGGGGGAAGCTTTGGCGTTGGGGATCTGGACGATCGGCCTATGCTGATTTTTGGCCCGACTCCGCAGTACCCCTTGCAGGCCCGTCGTCGGGGGCTTCGTGGAACCGTGAAAGCTCGGCTTTCTGTGAACGAAAAAGGGCAAGTTACGGCTGTGAAAATTGTTGGCGGAGACAATGTGAAGATCTTTGCTGATGCGGTTCGATCAACGCTGGTGCGCTGGCGATTCAGCCCCGGTAAAAAAGATGGCAAACCCGTACGCTGGGCTGTCATCGTTCCCATTGCGTTTGACAGAGACTAG
- a CDS encoding tetratricopeptide repeat protein: protein MHRFVCAVVLVLMWVTVAEAQWSRALSPGSGRILQQAQQYMKSGKDQKAGALLRKYVEESSSPHPLGSLMYGNWLMSHDRLKKAAKVYAAALEKEPKSPELCMNLGVVRFRQERFAEAGELFLRSGPLMKKPDQSLVYQAAVCFFYDKQYHRVEHILHPLLADRSAKPEWVQLMAHSLVSQKKWGKAEGVLIRFLRVRPDEVPYWKLLAQVRIAEKKYRGAAAALEIAYRIHAPSRQERETLSQIYSYIGAHLLAMRSLEQSYTKIPPAKVCDKMARAYAFAGRDKKALAMMQQAVQQKPTAKRWMTKAQFEYKTRRYAAAENSLKQAVRMKEKTGLAQYMLGLVYWQRNDWSSAREHLLLAEKSRRYKRMAGQALGALESLGQAKRDAQQGLEAATARKNKPHV, encoded by the coding sequence ATGCATCGTTTTGTCTGTGCTGTTGTACTTGTACTGATGTGGGTGACTGTTGCCGAGGCACAGTGGTCCCGAGCGCTGTCGCCGGGATCTGGCCGAATTTTGCAGCAGGCGCAGCAGTACATGAAAAGTGGCAAGGACCAGAAAGCCGGGGCACTTCTTCGGAAGTATGTCGAGGAGTCTTCGTCTCCGCATCCTTTGGGTTCGCTGATGTATGGCAACTGGCTGATGTCGCATGATCGCCTCAAAAAGGCCGCCAAGGTCTATGCTGCGGCTTTGGAAAAAGAGCCAAAAAGCCCTGAGCTGTGCATGAATCTTGGTGTTGTTCGTTTTCGGCAGGAGCGTTTTGCTGAGGCTGGTGAGCTTTTTTTGCGGTCTGGTCCTTTGATGAAAAAGCCTGACCAAAGTCTCGTGTATCAGGCTGCAGTCTGCTTTTTCTATGACAAGCAGTACCATCGGGTTGAGCATATTTTGCACCCCTTGCTTGCGGATCGTTCTGCCAAGCCTGAATGGGTTCAGCTTATGGCTCATAGCCTTGTTAGCCAGAAGAAGTGGGGAAAGGCCGAAGGCGTGCTGATTCGCTTTCTTCGGGTTCGACCAGACGAAGTCCCGTACTGGAAGCTCCTTGCTCAGGTGCGCATAGCGGAAAAGAAATATCGAGGTGCTGCCGCAGCCCTTGAGATTGCATACCGCATTCATGCCCCTTCCCGTCAGGAGCGCGAGACGCTTTCTCAGATTTATTCCTACATTGGTGCGCACCTGCTTGCCATGCGAAGCCTTGAGCAGTCCTATACCAAAATCCCGCCTGCAAAGGTGTGTGATAAAATGGCGCGGGCATATGCCTTTGCCGGGCGCGACAAAAAAGCTTTGGCAATGATGCAGCAGGCCGTGCAGCAAAAGCCGACGGCCAAGCGCTGGATGACCAAGGCGCAGTTTGAATATAAGACACGCCGTTATGCTGCGGCTGAGAACAGTTTGAAACAGGCTGTCCGGATGAAGGAAAAAACTGGGCTTGCGCAGTATATGCTCGGGCTTGTGTACTGGCAGAGAAATGACTGGTCTTCAGCACGGGAGCATCTCCTGCTTGCAGAAAAAAGCCGTCGCTATAAACGCATGGCAGGGCAGGCTCTTGGAGCACTTGAGTCGCTTGGACAGGCCAAGAGAGATGCGCAGCAGGGACTGGAGGCAGCGACAGCCCGAAAAAACAAGCCACATGTATAG
- a CDS encoding purine-nucleoside phosphorylase → MKRVILCVVALATLLCGVSSASAQEKVKIRVFIGAQFEIGDYTGDRAGEFQHWYERYFTEAKAFEVAGAEKALFVNKDGVAGSVLGMGKVRSSSSMTALLADPRFDFSETYFIITGCGGTPPSVGTVASVFWSDWLVDYDLGHRWAYGEVPAGDPLFSPRKGYEDVRVLKINPALVAKAFELTKDTPLDDSEQSKKYRQKYPQKTAQRSPFVGVGTSLCSDTFFHGPGLSREAQYICDLYGAGTYSITEMEGMAVAYVIKKFGHADRVISLRTPVNFDQGNPNESTLEHLDPAPGNYPGGFSTGIHNAAKVGIRFVDHVVAHWNDWKNGVPQM, encoded by the coding sequence ATGAAGCGAGTTATTTTATGCGTGGTGGCTCTTGCGACATTGCTTTGCGGTGTGAGCAGTGCCTCTGCTCAGGAAAAGGTTAAAATCCGTGTTTTTATTGGGGCACAGTTTGAGATCGGAGACTACACTGGCGATAGAGCAGGTGAGTTCCAGCATTGGTATGAGAGATACTTCACAGAAGCCAAGGCGTTTGAGGTTGCCGGAGCTGAAAAGGCCTTGTTTGTAAACAAGGACGGGGTGGCAGGTTCTGTTCTTGGTATGGGCAAAGTTCGCAGTTCTTCTTCCATGACTGCTCTTTTGGCAGATCCTCGTTTTGATTTCTCCGAAACCTATTTTATTATCACCGGATGCGGTGGCACTCCGCCAAGCGTTGGAACGGTTGCCTCTGTTTTCTGGTCTGACTGGCTTGTTGACTATGACCTTGGTCATCGATGGGCATATGGCGAAGTTCCCGCTGGTGATCCGCTGTTTTCCCCGCGCAAAGGGTATGAAGACGTTCGTGTGCTGAAAATTAATCCTGCACTTGTTGCGAAAGCATTTGAACTGACCAAGGACACTCCGCTGGATGACTCTGAGCAGTCGAAGAAATATCGCCAGAAGTACCCTCAGAAAACGGCGCAGCGTAGCCCGTTTGTTGGCGTTGGTACGAGCTTGTGCTCGGATACTTTTTTCCACGGTCCCGGGCTTTCTCGAGAAGCGCAGTATATTTGTGATCTTTATGGAGCTGGCACCTATTCAATCACAGAGATGGAAGGGATGGCTGTTGCATACGTGATTAAAAAGTTTGGTCATGCTGATCGTGTGATTAGCTTGCGCACACCGGTGAACTTCGATCAGGGAAATCCGAATGAAAGCACTTTGGAACACCTTGATCCCGCTCCGGGGAACTATCCGGGCGGTTTCTCTACTGGAATCCACAATGCGGCCAAGGTTGGCATCAGGTTTGTGGACCACGTTGTTGCACACTGGAATGACTGGAAGAACGGTGTTCCTCAAATGTAG
- a CDS encoding 7-cyano-7-deazaguanine synthase, giving the protein MFEYTSKRCRKCLLQEDPSRGLLLDETGLCPLCRSYQPVERNWEALETRFNERVNALKKGEKYDAVLMMSGGKDSAYLAYLLTQKMKLNILGVTIDNGFEYSETFEKAELLAKEMNIDHELLHLPAHDSSRFYRFLISTPGLMEKDFGQICLYCGRYLLESGCSFAEQHKIPALFVGYNPEQLFGMGKTLEIEIDALRRQQQKAIAGRITYLFTQMEHEAKKHQDRSFIPHFREDIQTDVICPFLYLPYRPQEIMETALQKTRWEPISSFASEHYIASGCKLLKLMAALAKINHVSSYMDYEFSAQVRAGELDPHELKKYYSALEEPEEFYQSVLQQLGLDSSLETLAQLPFQRSTP; this is encoded by the coding sequence ATGTTTGAGTACACGTCGAAACGTTGCCGGAAATGCCTGTTGCAGGAAGATCCAAGCCGTGGCCTTCTTCTTGACGAGACAGGGCTATGCCCTCTTTGCCGCTCGTACCAGCCAGTCGAAAGAAACTGGGAAGCACTTGAAACTCGCTTCAACGAACGCGTCAACGCTCTCAAAAAGGGGGAAAAGTATGATGCTGTTCTAATGATGAGTGGCGGCAAAGACAGTGCGTACCTTGCCTACCTGCTGACCCAAAAAATGAAGCTGAATATTTTAGGCGTCACCATCGACAATGGGTTTGAATACTCAGAGACATTCGAAAAGGCAGAGCTGCTTGCCAAGGAAATGAATATAGACCACGAGCTTCTTCATCTTCCAGCCCACGACTCAAGCCGCTTTTATCGATTCCTGATTTCGACACCGGGCCTTATGGAAAAAGACTTTGGCCAAATTTGCCTGTATTGCGGGCGCTACCTTTTGGAAAGCGGGTGCTCTTTTGCTGAACAGCACAAGATTCCCGCACTCTTTGTTGGATATAACCCTGAGCAGCTTTTTGGCATGGGGAAAACACTGGAAATCGAAATCGATGCTTTGCGTCGCCAGCAGCAGAAAGCCATTGCTGGCCGCATTACCTACCTTTTCACCCAAATGGAGCACGAGGCGAAAAAGCATCAGGACAGGAGTTTCATCCCGCACTTTAGAGAGGATATCCAGACAGACGTCATTTGCCCGTTTCTCTACCTCCCGTATCGCCCGCAGGAAATCATGGAAACCGCCTTGCAGAAAACACGCTGGGAGCCGATTTCAAGCTTTGCATCAGAGCACTATATCGCCTCAGGCTGCAAGCTCCTCAAGCTGATGGCGGCGCTCGCCAAAATCAATCATGTTTCAAGCTATATGGATTATGAATTTTCAGCTCAGGTCCGTGCGGGAGAACTCGACCCCCACGAACTGAAAAAATATTATTCAGCGCTTGAAGAACCAGAGGAATTCTATCAGTCAGTTCTCCAACAGCTTGGCCTCGACTCCTCGCTTGAAACACTTGCCCAACTCCCCTTCCAGCGTTCCACACCATAA
- a CDS encoding helix-turn-helix transcriptional regulator translates to MSTPQTHSLAVLLASQILQDDIAEPPTLRELAKIVGVSHPKLNQEFRKYFGTTVFGYLRKLRLEKARELLVVHHSNVTETAFQVGYESLPSFSRAFSLHFGHCPRNVLKQTQPRKEPQSPEIKECPHV, encoded by the coding sequence ATGAGCACACCACAAACACATTCTCTTGCGGTATTGCTGGCCTCACAGATTTTGCAGGATGACATTGCCGAGCCTCCAACACTTCGAGAGCTTGCAAAAATAGTTGGCGTTTCCCACCCAAAACTGAATCAGGAATTTCGAAAATACTTTGGAACAACAGTATTCGGATATCTTCGAAAGCTTCGTCTTGAAAAAGCCAGAGAACTTCTTGTGGTCCACCACAGCAACGTCACAGAAACGGCTTTTCAGGTTGGCTATGAAAGCCTCCCCTCGTTTAGCCGAGCCTTTTCTCTTCATTTTGGACACTGCCCACGAAACGTTCTGAAGCAAACGCAGCCACGAAAAGAACCTCAATCGCCAGAAATCAAGGAGTGCCCTCATGTTTGA
- a CDS encoding ABC transporter ATP-binding protein, with the protein MRNFLKKFAGNDLHTLNKATVYAVAEGLCAGAPLLLLFVVLKKALDESLSFFDIAPYLVLLLIFFAAQTFCSINSILNSCSFAYGTGARLRLKIGEHLRKLPLGYFKEGKSGNTIEALLLDVFNVELASSTMYNKLATSFIIPVLVAFFMFCINTKLTLLIVSTVPLALFFFYFFRKKIDARSTAMLSSHRNSASAILEYVQGIRTIKSFNMTGPSFQRLDVALRDLRDQSYSLEATIAPLSEIYACIASLGFPLLLFFGTRMYASEEVSLAVLLFFMILSLKFYQPLMGIAPYFSMIRHLSNSAQNINTVLTTPAQPGELTQFSAQGLPIRFDNVSFSYGDRQVLHDIQFDAKPGTMTALVGPSGAGKTTISHLLARFWDVDSGKITIGSHNVREIAPDALLSQMTLVMQDTQLWNDTVMNNIRFGNPQATDEDVKAAAKAALCHDFICRLPLGYDTVLGENGSSLSGGEQKRIAIARAILKDAPIVILDEATASLDPENEHHIQQAFSSLASSKTVFAIAHKLSTIRTADQILFIENGRIAERGNFESLLAQGGRFKTFWDLQQKGQGWKIRRTK; encoded by the coding sequence ATGCGTAATTTTCTGAAAAAATTTGCGGGCAATGACCTGCACACGCTCAATAAGGCAACAGTGTATGCCGTCGCAGAAGGACTTTGTGCTGGAGCGCCACTCCTTCTGCTCTTTGTTGTTCTCAAAAAAGCTCTGGACGAGAGTCTCAGTTTCTTTGACATCGCCCCCTACCTTGTTTTGCTGCTCATCTTTTTTGCAGCACAAACATTCTGCTCCATCAACTCAATACTGAACTCATGCTCTTTTGCGTATGGAACAGGGGCACGGCTCCGGCTCAAGATAGGAGAACACCTCCGGAAACTTCCTCTTGGCTATTTCAAAGAAGGGAAATCAGGAAACACCATTGAAGCGCTGCTTCTTGATGTTTTTAATGTAGAACTGGCATCGTCGACGATGTACAACAAACTGGCAACATCCTTCATCATTCCTGTTCTTGTTGCCTTTTTCATGTTCTGCATCAACACGAAGCTGACGCTTCTTATTGTTTCCACTGTTCCGCTTGCACTCTTCTTTTTTTATTTTTTCAGAAAAAAAATCGATGCACGAAGCACAGCAATGCTCTCCTCGCACCGAAACTCTGCCTCGGCAATTCTTGAATATGTGCAGGGCATCCGGACAATCAAATCCTTTAACATGACAGGCCCTTCGTTCCAGCGTCTTGATGTGGCCCTTCGAGATCTTCGTGACCAGAGCTATTCTCTGGAAGCCACAATCGCCCCTCTTTCTGAGATTTATGCCTGCATAGCCTCGCTTGGTTTTCCTCTTCTGCTTTTCTTTGGAACCAGAATGTATGCCTCAGAAGAAGTCAGTCTGGCCGTTCTTCTTTTCTTTATGATTCTAAGCCTCAAGTTCTATCAGCCACTTATGGGCATTGCCCCATATTTTTCCATGATCCGGCACCTCTCCAATTCAGCACAAAACATCAACACTGTGCTGACGACTCCGGCGCAACCCGGGGAACTGACACAATTCTCAGCACAGGGACTGCCGATTCGTTTCGACAATGTGTCCTTTAGTTATGGGGACCGCCAGGTACTCCACGACATTCAGTTCGACGCCAAGCCCGGCACCATGACCGCCCTTGTTGGTCCCTCTGGAGCGGGCAAAACAACCATTTCCCATCTCCTTGCCCGTTTCTGGGATGTAGACTCAGGAAAAATAACCATAGGCTCCCATAACGTCAGAGAAATCGCCCCAGACGCTCTTCTCAGTCAAATGACTCTGGTCATGCAGGATACACAGCTCTGGAATGACACCGTGATGAACAACATCCGCTTTGGCAATCCTCAGGCAACAGATGAGGACGTCAAAGCAGCAGCCAAGGCGGCCCTCTGCCATGATTTTATCTGCCGACTGCCCTTGGGATATGACACAGTTCTGGGGGAAAACGGGTCTTCTCTTTCAGGAGGGGAACAAAAACGAATCGCAATTGCCCGTGCAATCCTCAAAGACGCCCCCATTGTTATTCTCGATGAAGCAACGGCGTCACTTGATCCCGAAAATGAGCATCACATCCAGCAGGCGTTTTCATCGCTTGCCAGCTCCAAAACTGTCTTTGCCATCGCCCACAAGCTTTCGACCATTCGAACAGCAGACCAAATCCTTTTCATTGAAAACGGACGCATTGCAGAACGAGGCAACTTTGAATCTTTGCTGGCTCAGGGTGGACGCTTCAAAACATTTTGGGATCTGCAACAGAAAGGACAGGGATGGAAAATCAGGAGGACAAAATGA
- a CDS encoding ABC transporter ATP-binding protein, translating to MNTLSRLFNFAHNHKNMLRQAALFSVADALLELVPYGILYFVIIECMNPPLSLAKMAWFSFLALCSICARAFARWKAGNLAHKAGYGTLMDIRRKIAQHIGQLPMLFFSHNSSGSLLKTLSEDVERIEAVLCHHIPDLCAAIAAPLLTLTLLFFLDWRLALAALLPLILAILCQLAMFRECSTRMQGFHDSLTAMNGAIVEYVQGIMDIKAFNQTVESYQRFSSSVRNFETVIKDWSKISGKYYALFGTMLGSGLLFVLPPGLMLLSKESLSMADFILFLLLVGGYAAPLDRLLRFSSKLREVEEGIRRIDAILAQAPLPDAPEGSLPQNYDITFENVSFSYEEGSPLFEKLNLHIPAGTLTAFVGPSGAGKTSAAMLISRYQDVQKGRICIGGVDIRHIPIAELLRNISFVFQDTFLFSDSVLENIRLARPDASDEDVIHAARQARAHDFITQLPQGYETQLGDGALALSGGERQRLAIARAVLRNAPIIILDEATAYADPENEALLQEGISRLLEGKTVIVIGHRLRALTEADSIAVFDQGTLRGFAPHDELLSSCSLYATMWNVQQNAADWSLTDMEESHA from the coding sequence ATGAACACACTCTCGCGTCTATTCAATTTTGCTCACAATCATAAAAACATGCTCCGACAAGCAGCGCTCTTTTCCGTTGCGGATGCTCTTCTTGAGCTTGTTCCATACGGCATACTGTACTTCGTCATCATTGAGTGCATGAATCCCCCTCTTTCTCTGGCAAAAATGGCATGGTTTTCATTTCTTGCCCTGTGCTCAATTTGCGCCCGGGCTTTTGCCCGGTGGAAAGCGGGGAACCTCGCACACAAAGCGGGGTACGGGACACTCATGGACATTCGGAGAAAGATCGCCCAGCACATCGGGCAGCTCCCAATGCTTTTCTTCTCCCACAATTCTTCCGGTTCCCTGCTCAAAACGCTCTCAGAGGACGTTGAACGCATTGAAGCGGTTCTCTGTCACCACATTCCAGATCTTTGTGCAGCAATTGCCGCACCGCTCTTGACGCTCACACTCCTCTTTTTTCTCGACTGGCGGCTTGCTCTCGCGGCACTCCTTCCACTTATTCTGGCGATTCTGTGCCAACTCGCCATGTTTCGAGAGTGCTCCACCCGGATGCAAGGCTTCCACGACAGCCTCACGGCGATGAATGGCGCTATTGTCGAGTATGTTCAGGGAATCATGGACATCAAGGCATTCAATCAGACAGTTGAATCCTACCAGCGTTTCAGCAGTTCTGTGCGCAACTTTGAAACCGTCATCAAGGACTGGTCCAAAATTTCAGGGAAATATTACGCCCTGTTTGGGACAATGCTTGGTTCAGGACTTCTGTTCGTTCTTCCTCCCGGTCTGATGCTTCTTTCAAAAGAAAGCCTCAGCATGGCTGACTTCATTCTCTTTTTGCTTCTCGTTGGGGGCTACGCAGCACCTCTCGACCGGCTTCTGAGATTTTCGAGCAAACTTCGAGAGGTCGAAGAAGGAATTCGACGCATAGACGCAATTCTCGCGCAAGCGCCCCTCCCTGATGCACCAGAAGGGAGCCTTCCTCAAAACTACGACATCACCTTTGAGAATGTTTCCTTTTCTTATGAGGAAGGGAGTCCCCTGTTTGAAAAGCTCAACCTCCATATTCCAGCGGGCACCCTCACGGCGTTTGTTGGTCCTTCCGGGGCAGGAAAAACCAGCGCAGCAATGCTCATCTCCCGGTATCAGGACGTGCAAAAAGGGCGCATCTGCATTGGAGGAGTCGACATTCGCCACATCCCCATAGCTGAACTTCTCAGGAATATTTCCTTTGTTTTCCAAGACACGTTTCTCTTTAGCGACAGCGTCCTCGAAAATATTCGACTTGCCCGGCCTGATGCTTCCGACGAGGACGTCATACATGCAGCACGGCAGGCCCGGGCGCACGACTTCATTACCCAGCTCCCGCAGGGCTACGAGACCCAGCTTGGTGACGGAGCACTCGCGCTCAGCGGAGGAGAACGGCAACGGCTCGCGATTGCCCGTGCAGTCCTTCGAAATGCTCCAATCATTATTCTTGATGAAGCGACAGCATATGCAGACCCCGAGAACGAAGCCCTGCTTCAGGAAGGAATCAGTCGGCTCCTGGAAGGGAAAACAGTTATCGTCATTGGCCACCGTCTCCGGGCCTTAACCGAAGCTGATTCAATCGCTGTTTTTGATCAGGGAACACTCCGAGGTTTTGCACCACATGACGAGCTGCTGTCATCGTGTTCACTTTACGCGACGATGTGGAACGTCCAGCAAAATGCTGCGGACTGGTCCCTGACAGACATGGAGGAATCCCATGCGTAA
- a CDS encoding outer membrane lipoprotein-sorting protein, with the protein MKKSGIFLAFLFLVSAGWASAAEPLTGHDIAVLVDRADSSQDMRQTMLMVIERGSQRLLRKMVSFTKKYPPDQRSIIRFETPSDIRNTSYLTWSWDSPEQEDDMWVYLPSENLVRRISGGGKKGSFMRSDLANEDIEKRSVADDTQRVLREEKYNDQQCWVLEYLPISPDDTGYSKRIAWIRKDIHLPVYIEYYDKRGKLCKKAQYGGFEKIQNIWTTTRMLIASPRKGSRTLIQISDVSYNTGLADSVFEQSNLTR; encoded by the coding sequence ATGAAGAAATCTGGAATCTTCCTCGCCTTTCTTTTTCTTGTGAGTGCAGGGTGGGCCTCTGCCGCAGAACCGCTCACAGGTCACGACATTGCTGTGCTCGTCGACAGGGCAGACAGCAGTCAGGACATGCGCCAAACCATGCTCATGGTCATTGAGCGTGGTTCACAACGTCTTTTGCGCAAGATGGTCTCTTTCACCAAAAAATACCCTCCCGATCAGCGCTCAATCATTCGCTTTGAAACCCCGTCAGACATACGAAACACCAGCTACCTCACCTGGAGCTGGGACTCCCCAGAACAAGAAGATGACATGTGGGTCTACCTCCCCTCAGAGAATCTGGTGCGACGCATCAGTGGAGGCGGAAAGAAAGGCTCCTTTATGCGAAGTGATCTTGCCAACGAAGACATTGAGAAACGGTCTGTTGCGGATGATACACAGCGAGTTCTGCGAGAAGAAAAATACAACGACCAGCAGTGCTGGGTTCTTGAATATCTTCCCATCTCCCCTGACGACACGGGATATTCCAAAAGAATCGCTTGGATAAGGAAAGACATACATCTTCCTGTCTACATCGAATATTACGACAAACGAGGAAAGCTCTGCAAAAAAGCACAATACGGTGGCTTTGAAAAAATCCAGAACATCTGGACCACGACCAGAATGCTGATCGCAAGCCCCAGAAAAGGTTCACGAACGCTCATTCAAATTTCGGATGTTTCCTACAACACAGGTCTTGCAGACAGCGTTTTTGAACAGAGCAACCTCACTCGGTAA
- a CDS encoding helix-turn-helix transcriptional regulator: MSVEIQTPYSCDLGNGLSISLKECHLSQNWHSVFTGVKDFIGCTFCLDGSLTTQIQHEPPTIHINKGTSGIWYAPDTLIHVSMKPGHIRWLDIEISFQHFVQLIKDNQHEFCPEFLASLKKNPAKPFHRTGTMDAQTLQSVEQIITCPFHGPLKRIHQKSNCLSLLLKEIRHHALLSSPEQCQGCANCPKMEQAKALLLRDLGKAPTISGLASELGMSESSLKRAFRKSFGMSIYAYFQSHRLRQAKKLLSQGEMNVTEVAFSVGFSNHSHFSRAFKRQFGIPPKNMLSHSENTFS; the protein is encoded by the coding sequence ATGAGCGTAGAAATTCAAACACCGTACAGTTGTGATCTTGGCAACGGCTTGTCAATCTCTCTTAAAGAGTGCCACCTCAGCCAGAACTGGCACTCAGTTTTTACTGGAGTAAAAGATTTCATTGGCTGCACGTTTTGTCTTGATGGGAGTCTTACAACACAAATTCAGCATGAACCCCCTACCATTCACATAAACAAGGGCACCTCCGGCATCTGGTATGCTCCTGATACTCTCATCCATGTCTCAATGAAGCCAGGTCACATTCGCTGGCTGGATATTGAAATTTCCTTTCAGCACTTTGTTCAGCTTATTAAAGATAATCAGCATGAATTTTGCCCTGAATTTTTGGCAAGTCTCAAAAAAAATCCAGCAAAACCATTCCACAGAACGGGCACAATGGACGCGCAAACACTCCAAAGCGTCGAACAGATTATCACCTGCCCTTTTCATGGACCTCTCAAAAGAATCCACCAAAAAAGTAACTGCCTCAGCCTCCTGCTCAAAGAAATCAGGCACCATGCTCTTCTCTCCAGTCCCGAACAGTGCCAGGGGTGCGCAAACTGCCCCAAAATGGAACAGGCAAAAGCCCTTCTCCTGCGAGATCTCGGCAAAGCTCCCACAATTTCTGGCCTTGCCTCAGAACTCGGCATGAGTGAAAGCTCGCTCAAACGAGCCTTTCGAAAAAGCTTTGGGATGTCTATTTACGCCTATTTCCAAAGTCACAGATTACGGCAGGCAAAAAAGCTCCTGAGTCAGGGGGAAATGAACGTCACAGAAGTTGCTTTTTCTGTAGGCTTTTCCAACCACAGCCATTTTAGCAGAGCATTTAAGCGACAGTTTGGCATCCCTCCCAAAAACATGCTCTCCCACTCTGAAAACACCTTTTCATAA